One segment of Onychomys torridus chromosome 3, mOncTor1.1, whole genome shotgun sequence DNA contains the following:
- the C3H2orf42 gene encoding uncharacterized protein C2orf42 homolog isoform X1: protein MEPNSQRTKVPAFLSDLGKATLRGIRKCPRCGTYNGTRGLSCKNKTCGTIFRYGARKQPSIEAVKIITGSDLQVYSVRQRDRGPDYRCFVELGVSETTIQTVDGTIITQLSSGRCYVPSCLKAATQGMVENQCQHIKLAVNCQAEATPLTLKSSVLNAMQASPETKQTIWQLATEPTGPLVQRVTKNIMVVKCKASQKHSLGYLHTSFTQKISSRSLPERRFFCSCQTLKSHKSSVPKAEAAPRCIHFFACLCAFASDETLAQEFSDFLNFDASGLKELIVPQLGCHSESSVSACESAAPKPRKRKKEEVSGSQVNSSLMPQDPLNSSVRKSGLKKPVVAASLKRQVCGQLLDEAQVTLSFQDWLASVTERIHQTMHYQFDGKPEPLVFHIPQSFFDALQQRISIGSAKKRLPNSTTAFVRKDALPLGTFSKYTWHITNILQVKQILDTPEMPLEITRSFIQNRDGTYELFKCPKVEVESIAETYGRIEKQPVLRPLELKTFLKVGNTSPDQKEPTPFIIEWIPDILPQSKIGELRIKFEYGHHRNGHVADYQDPRPPLDQPLELASLTTVTFP from the exons ATGGAACCAAACTCTCAGAGGACTAAAGTCCCAGCTTTCTTATCTGACTTGGGGAAGGCCACATTGAGGGGAATCAGGAAGTGTCCCCGATGTGGTACGTACAATGGAACTCGTGGGTTGAGCTGTAAGAACAAGACATGCGGAACCATATTTCGCTATGGTGCCCGGAAGCAGCCTAGTATTGAAGCGGTCAAAATCATCACAGGCTCTGATCTACAGGTCTACTCTGTGCGGCAAAGAGACCGGGGCCCAGACTACCGATGCTTTGTGGAGCTAGGTGTTTCAGAGACGACAATCCAGACAGTGGATGGGACAATCATCACTCAGCTGAGCTCTGGCCGGTGTTATGTCCCCTCCTGTTTGAAAGCTGCCACTCAAGGCATGGTGGAAAACCAGTGCCAGCACATCAAGCTAGCAGTTAACTGCCAGGCAGAGGCTACCCCTCTGACTCTGAAGAGTTCAGTCTTGAATGCTATGCAGGCCTCCCCAGAAACCAAACAGACCATCTGGCAATTGGCCACAGAACCTACGGGTCCCCTGGTACAGAGAGTCACTAAAAACATCATGGTAGTGAAATGCAAGGCGAGCCAAAAGCACAGCTTGGGCTATTTGCACACGTCCTTCACGCAGAAAATCAGCTCCAGAAGCTTGCCAGAGCGCCGCTTCTTCTGCTCCTGCCAGACTCTGAAGTCACACAAGTCCAGCGTCCCCAAGGCTGAGGCAGCCCCGAGGTGCATCCACTtctttgcctgcctctgtgcctTTGCCAGTGATGAAACATTGGCCCAGGAATTCTCGGACTTCCTAAATTTTGATGCCAGCG gtctTAAAGAACTAATTGTGCCCCAGTTAGGCTGCCATTCAGAATCATCGGTCTCAGCTTGTGAATCTGCTGCCCCTAAGCCacggaagaggaagaaggaggaagtgtCTG GTTCACAGGTGAACAGCTCATTGATGCCTCAAGACCCATTGAACAGCAGTGTAAGGAAGAGTGGCCTGAAGAAGCCTGTGGTTGCCGCTTCACTAAAAAGACAGG tcTGTGGTCAGCTGTTAGATGAGGCACAAGTGACCTTGTCCTTCCAGGATTGGCTGGCCAGTGTCACAGAGCGTATCCATCAAACCATGCACTATCAGTTTGATG GCAAACCAGAGCCTCTGGTGTTCCACATTCCTCAGTCCTTTTTTGATGCCTTGCAACAGAGAATATCCATAGGAAGTGCAAAAAAGCGGCTCCCCAACTCCACCACAG CTTTTGTCCGGAAAGATGCCTTGCCACTGGGAACCTTTTCCAAATACACCTGGCATATCACTAACATTCTGCAAGTTAAACAAATTTTAGACACCCCAGAG ATGCCCCTGGAAATCACACGTAGCTTTATCCAGAACCGGGATGGGACTTACGAGCTGTTTAAATGCCCTAAAGTGGAAGTAGAGAGCATAGCAGAGACCTATGGCCGAAtagagaagcagccagtgctgagACCTTTGGAGCTGAAAACCTTCCTCAAAGTTG GTAACACTTCCCCAGATCAGAAGGAGCCAACACCCTTTATTATTGAGTGGATCCCAGACATCCTTCCACAATCCAAGATTGGTGAGCTTCGAATCAAGTTTGAGTATGGTCACCACCGGAATGGACATGTGGCTGACTACCAAGACCCAAGGCCACCCCTGGACCAGCCTTTGGAGCTGGCCTCTCTGACCACTGTCACTTTCCCTTGA
- the C3H2orf42 gene encoding uncharacterized protein C2orf42 homolog isoform X2, with amino-acid sequence MEPNSQRTKVPAFLSDLGKATLRGIRKCPRCGTYNGTRGLSCKNKTCGTIFRYGARKQPSIEAVKIITGSDLQVYSVRQRDRGPDYRCFVELGVSETTIQTVDGTIITQLSSGRCYVPSCLKAATQGMVENQCQHIKLAVNCQAEATPLTLKSSVLNAMQASPETKQTIWQLATEPTGPLVQRVTKNIMVVKCKASQKHSLGYLHTSFTQKISSRSLPERRFFCSCQTLKSHKSSVPKAEAAPRCIHFFACLCAFASDETLAQEFSDFLNFDASGLKELIVPQLGCHSESSVSACESAAPKPRKRKKEEVSGSQVNSSLMPQDPLNSSVRKSGLKKPVVAASLKRQGKPEPLVFHIPQSFFDALQQRISIGSAKKRLPNSTTAFVRKDALPLGTFSKYTWHITNILQVKQILDTPEMPLEITRSFIQNRDGTYELFKCPKVEVESIAETYGRIEKQPVLRPLELKTFLKVGNTSPDQKEPTPFIIEWIPDILPQSKIGELRIKFEYGHHRNGHVADYQDPRPPLDQPLELASLTTVTFP; translated from the exons ATGGAACCAAACTCTCAGAGGACTAAAGTCCCAGCTTTCTTATCTGACTTGGGGAAGGCCACATTGAGGGGAATCAGGAAGTGTCCCCGATGTGGTACGTACAATGGAACTCGTGGGTTGAGCTGTAAGAACAAGACATGCGGAACCATATTTCGCTATGGTGCCCGGAAGCAGCCTAGTATTGAAGCGGTCAAAATCATCACAGGCTCTGATCTACAGGTCTACTCTGTGCGGCAAAGAGACCGGGGCCCAGACTACCGATGCTTTGTGGAGCTAGGTGTTTCAGAGACGACAATCCAGACAGTGGATGGGACAATCATCACTCAGCTGAGCTCTGGCCGGTGTTATGTCCCCTCCTGTTTGAAAGCTGCCACTCAAGGCATGGTGGAAAACCAGTGCCAGCACATCAAGCTAGCAGTTAACTGCCAGGCAGAGGCTACCCCTCTGACTCTGAAGAGTTCAGTCTTGAATGCTATGCAGGCCTCCCCAGAAACCAAACAGACCATCTGGCAATTGGCCACAGAACCTACGGGTCCCCTGGTACAGAGAGTCACTAAAAACATCATGGTAGTGAAATGCAAGGCGAGCCAAAAGCACAGCTTGGGCTATTTGCACACGTCCTTCACGCAGAAAATCAGCTCCAGAAGCTTGCCAGAGCGCCGCTTCTTCTGCTCCTGCCAGACTCTGAAGTCACACAAGTCCAGCGTCCCCAAGGCTGAGGCAGCCCCGAGGTGCATCCACTtctttgcctgcctctgtgcctTTGCCAGTGATGAAACATTGGCCCAGGAATTCTCGGACTTCCTAAATTTTGATGCCAGCG gtctTAAAGAACTAATTGTGCCCCAGTTAGGCTGCCATTCAGAATCATCGGTCTCAGCTTGTGAATCTGCTGCCCCTAAGCCacggaagaggaagaaggaggaagtgtCTG GTTCACAGGTGAACAGCTCATTGATGCCTCAAGACCCATTGAACAGCAGTGTAAGGAAGAGTGGCCTGAAGAAGCCTGTGGTTGCCGCTTCACTAAAAAGACAGG GCAAACCAGAGCCTCTGGTGTTCCACATTCCTCAGTCCTTTTTTGATGCCTTGCAACAGAGAATATCCATAGGAAGTGCAAAAAAGCGGCTCCCCAACTCCACCACAG CTTTTGTCCGGAAAGATGCCTTGCCACTGGGAACCTTTTCCAAATACACCTGGCATATCACTAACATTCTGCAAGTTAAACAAATTTTAGACACCCCAGAG ATGCCCCTGGAAATCACACGTAGCTTTATCCAGAACCGGGATGGGACTTACGAGCTGTTTAAATGCCCTAAAGTGGAAGTAGAGAGCATAGCAGAGACCTATGGCCGAAtagagaagcagccagtgctgagACCTTTGGAGCTGAAAACCTTCCTCAAAGTTG GTAACACTTCCCCAGATCAGAAGGAGCCAACACCCTTTATTATTGAGTGGATCCCAGACATCCTTCCACAATCCAAGATTGGTGAGCTTCGAATCAAGTTTGAGTATGGTCACCACCGGAATGGACATGTGGCTGACTACCAAGACCCAAGGCCACCCCTGGACCAGCCTTTGGAGCTGGCCTCTCTGACCACTGTCACTTTCCCTTGA